Sequence from the Microbacterium sp. AZCO genome:
TCGGGGATGTAGCTCAATGGTAGAGCCTCAGTCTTCCAAACTGATGGTGCGGGTTCGATTCCCGTCATCCCCTCGAAGTGGAAAAGTCCAGATCAGAACGGATTCTTTACCCTCCGTGAACATGTGGGTTCAGACCCTTTCACGGCCACCATGCGCACTCATGCGCACTCATGGCCCCGAAAGGACCCACCCGCATGACTCCCTCGACGCCGTCCCGACGCGCTCAGAAGACGCCCTCCGGACGCCCGCACCCGAATATTCTCGGCACCGTCCGCCGCGAGAAGAGCGGACGTTTCCGCGCCTCCTACCGCATCGACGGGCGCACGTTCAGCGCGCCGAAGACGTTCGACACCGAGCGCGACGCGCAGGCGTGGCTCGCCACCGAGCACGGCGCACGCAAGGCCGGAACATGGATCGACCCGCACCTGGGGCGCGTGACGCTCAGCGCCTACGCCCGCACGTGGCTCGCCGCACGCGTCGAGCTGGCCCCGCGCACCCGGGACATGTACGAGGATCTGCAGGGCCGCTGGGTCGACGTCCGCGTCGGCGACCAGCGCGGCGCGGGCCTCGTGCTCGGCGACTACGAAGTGGGCGCGATCAGCACCGCCGTCGTGCGCGCCTGGTACGGCTACGTGCTCGGCACCGCCCGCGACAACGCGCTCGCCAAGCACAGCCGCGCCAAAGCCCGACAGCCCCACCCCGCCCGCGTCTGGGGCGCCGCCAACGGCCACACCACAGCGGCATCCGGACGGATGAGCCCGGCCGTGCTGGCGGCGTGGACGGCGGCAGGCTCCCCCACACCGCCGCCGCCGCCCGTGAAAGACGAGCTGCGACAGCACGCCGGAACCACCAGCGCCGCCCGCGCGTACCAGCTCCTGCGCACCCTCATGAATTCCGCCGTCGACGACGGGCTGATCGCCGCGAACCCGTGCAAGCTGAAAGGCGCGGGCAGCACCGAGCACCCCGAGCGGCCCGTGCTCACCGCCGCCGAAGTCGACCAGCTCGCCGCGCAGTTCCCGGAGCGCCTGCGCGCCGCCGTCCTCGTCGCGGCGTGGTCGAGCCTGCGCTACGGCGAGCTGTTCGCCCTCGCCCGCCGCCACGTCGACCTCGACGCGGGCACCCTCCGCGTCGAGCGCGCCCTCATCGAGCGCGTCGGGCACCCGGTCGGCTTCGGTCCCACCAAGACGACCAGATCCCGCCGCGTCGTGCACCTGCCCGGATTCGTCGTCGACGCGCTCCGCGACCACCTCGCCGCGCACGTCGACGCGGACGACGACGCACTGCTGTTCACCCGCACGTCCGGTGCTGTCATGACCAACGCCACCGTGTCCGCGCAGATGCGACGCCACCGCCGCGCCATCGGACGCGACGACGTGCACTGGCACGACCTTCGCCACACCGGCGCGACCCTCGCCTACCGCGTCGGCGCGTCACAGCGCGACGTGATGAACCGCCTCGGGCACACCACCACCCGCGCCGCCGCCATCTACGCGCACGCCGCCGACGACAGCGACCAGTACCTCGCCACCCGCCTGGACGCCGCCTACCGCGGTACCGGACGCGCCGCATGAGCATGGGCCGCGCAGATGACAGTCGCTCACCTTCGGCGACCCCGTGCGGCCCCCGTTTGCTCCCGTTTGCTCCCTTGTGCTCTGTTCTGACCGACTGCTAAGACAGGGACCATGCGCAGAACAACGTCGAGCATTGCACGCAAACGTGCACTCCGACGTGAGCGCGTGTCCGCTCGCCGCACCCGGTTGAGCAGGCTGCACAACTACTTTCGCGCCTACCCCAGCACCGGACGCTGGGAGCGAGTGGTGCATGCGCCGAGCGCGCACGGGCTGACGGTGGCGGATCAGATCCACATCGATGGCGTCATGATCCGTCGCGCCATGGACGCCGAAGCGCTCGCGGCTCTGTCGCTGGAGATGCTTGACAGCCGAGGCCATGAGCTGGCCGCGCTGGTCGCGCGTGTCGCATCGCTCACGGCGGCGGACGCAACCTGCGCGCCGCCGCCGCCGACACCGTATCGCGCCACACCTCGCGCGCCTCGCGCGCCCGCCGCGGCATAGCCGCGGCACGCCCCAGCAGCGCCGCCCGTCCTGACACGGGCTGACCACCCGCGCCTCGACGACGTCGCGCGTGCCCGGCACGACCCCTCTGAGCAAGCATTCAGCGGTCGTGACCGAAGGACACACGCATGACCCCGCGCAACCCCGACATCGTCGGAAGCGAACAGCCCGCGCCCGTCCCGCCCGTCGGACTCCAGCCCGACGGCGGGCCGTGGCTGAACATCGTCAGCTCTGCCAACTACGCCAACGTCTCGCCAAGGACGATCCGTCGCGCCATCCAGGACGGGCGACTGCGCGCCAGCCGCCCGGCACGCATGTGGCGAATCCTTCGCGCCGACCTGGACGCATTCATGAAGGCGGCGGAGCGGTGAGCGTCGACGACGAGCTGCGCGCCGCTCTCGCCTCCCTCCCAGCGGCGACCAGCGGCAATCCCGGTTCGCGCGCGGTTCGCCGCGCGGTGATGCAGCTCTGCCCGGAGGCCGCGCGTGTCCCCCGCCGGCACGTCGCCGCACTGTGCCGCGACATCACGACGGGCGGCGCACCGTGGGAGCAGTGACCCTGAACCGCGCGACCCGCCGCTGGGCGGGCGCAGGCGCGCCCGCGGGTGCGCTTCTGCTGGTGCGCTTCCTCGCCACGCTCGCCGACGACGCGCAGGTGCCGCCCCACGCGCCACTGACCTACCTCGGCGGCGCGCGCCCCCTTCGCGAACGCCTGGGCCATCACACGCCCGTCGACGACGCCGCCGAAGCGCGGTGGCGGGTGCTGTCGCGCCATCTCGGTGACGCCCGCGCGGCGGGCATGCTCGTCACCGTCCGCGCCGCGCAGCTGCACGTGCCGCGAGTGAGCATCATCCCGCTCGCCGACACGGCGACCCCGATGGGCGGTGCATGAGCGTGCTCGACATCCAGATGCGCGGTTCAGCCGACGGCTTCGTCATCGGGCTCGAGGAGCAGATCGCCGCGCGCCGCGCGATCCTGCCCGAGCTGCACCTGCACCCCACGCTCGGGAAAGTGCCCGCGGTCGACTGGGGCACGATGTCCAGCGCCGACCCCGCGCGCCGCGCCGACATGCGCCGCGTCCGTCACGACGGATGGGGTGCGGCGTGCAAGCTCTCGGGCGTGCTCGTCGTCGACCTCGACCAGCACAATCCTGCCGCAGACGGCTTCGCGCAATGGGTGCAGCTGCTCGGCGCCTGGCGCGGCCCGCAGGCGGGCATGGTCGGCGCGACGCCGGGCGGCGGACGTCACATCTGGTACACCAACCCGCACGGCTGGAAGGGCCACATCGGGATCATGCCCGGCGTCGACCTGCGCGGCGCGGGCGACGGCGCGGGCAGTCAGGTGGTCATCGCAGGACAGGGCCGCCTCCTGCGTGTGCTCGGGCCGCTCACCGACCCACCCGCACCGCTGGTCGCGCTGATGACAGCGAAGCTCGCCCCAGCTGCGCCGCCCCGGCCAGCTGTTCGCGCAGGCAGTGGCGGTCTCGGCGCTCGCGCCCGCGCGCTCTGCGAACAAGTCGCCCGGGCACCAGAGGGTGAGCGCAACGCCCGGCTGTACTGGGCCGCGTGCCGCGTCTCCGACGTCGTCGCCGACTCGGCGGTGTCCATGGTCGCGCTTCAAGAGGCGCTGATCGCCGCCGCCGTGGTCGCCGGGCTCGACGAAGACGAAGCGCGCACGACGGTCGGCAATGCCGGCAGATACTCGGTGGCATCGTGACCGCCGCCACTGACGACGAGCGCGAAGACGCCCGCGCCCGCATGGAAGGACTCCTGTCGGATCTGGAAGCACGCGCAGCTCCGGGCGCGGAGTGGTTCGGCGCGACGCCGCTCCTGCGCCACATCCGGGAGTGGGCTCGCTCGCTGGACGTCAACCCGTTCGCCGCGCTCGGCGTCGTCATGGCCCGGCTGTCCGGAGACATCCCGCCGTGGGTGGTGCTTCCCCCGCTGGCAGGCAGTGCGCCCGGCACGCTGAATCTTTACGTGGTGCTCGCTGGCGGGTCAGGCATGGGCAAGTCCGACGTGCTCAGCTCCCATGACCAGCGGTTCCGCCCGCGGCCCGGCATCCACAACGACCCCGTGCGCGCGTTCGAACCCGCCACGGGCGAGGGCATCATCACCCGCTACGTGCAGATGCAGAAGCTCGATGGACGCTACGTGCACACGATGGTGCACCATCAGGCGTTCGCCGACATCGACGAGATAGACGCGCTGGAAGCACAGGCATACCGCGGCGGAAGCACCATCGTGCCCGTGCTCAAGACGATGTGGTCGGGCAAAGCCATCGGCACCGCCACGGCCACCGAAGAGCGCGACCGCCACTTAGACGCGCACAGCTACCGCCTCGCGCTGGTCGCAGGGTGCCAGTACGGCGCGGGCGACGTACTGCTGGGCGCACGTGCCCAGCTCGGCGGGCTGACACAGCGGTTCCTGTTCGCCAACCTCCGCGACCCCGACCTCACCGCCGACAGTCCCGAGACAGACGCACCCGCACCCGTGCAGCTGCGCCTGCCCGACGGCATGCCGTTCCCCACCGCGCTCGGCGGAGAGGGTGCCGGGCGTCACGTCGGCGGGCGCTTCGTGGTGCGCGTCGACGCCGCCGTGCACAGCGAGATGCGCCGCGCCCGCCGCCTCCAGCGCATGCACCAGCCCGGCGGCGTCGACGGCCACTGGCAGTACACGCGCCTGCGCGTGGCCGCACTGCTCGCCATCGCGCACGGCGACGCGACGGTGACGGTCGACTGGTGGCAGCTCGCCCACGGCGTCATGCTGCACAGCGACCGCACGCGCAACAGCATGCTCGAAGCGCTCACCGTCCAGCGCGACCGTGAAGCATCCGGGCGCGGGCGAAGCGACGGCATCCGCGCCGACGCCGCCGACGCCGAGCTGATCGCCCGTGCCGCGACGACCTTCGTGCAGATCGCCGCCAAGCACGCCGCCACGAGACAGCACGCCGACGCCGGATGCACTCTGCGGTGCATGACCCAGGGCGCGCCCCGCCATCGCGACCGAGCAGAGGCCGCGCTCACCTGGGCCGTCGACCGCGGCATGCTCCTGCACGCCGAGCGGAAGAACCGTCGCGGACGGGACACGACACACTACAGCCCGCCGCCACTGCTCACCGGTTGAGCACGGCATCCACGCCGCGGTGACACGTTGACACGTTGACCACGATGCCGCACACACCAGACACGCCACCCCCGAAGGAACAGCCCGCGCCCCTACGAGGAAGCAGAAACACACACCACACCGCGCTACCAACACGACCGGCCACACCCGCGGCCAACGGGGCACCGCGTCACCGGGTCAACGTGTCAACCCGTCCGCGGCGCGCACACCCATCACCGACGAGAGGAATGACCATGACCGCCGACGAGCCACACTGGTTCGCGCCCATCGACGCGTACGTGCTCGACGAGCCGTGCCCGAGATGCCACGCCCAGCCCGGCGCACTGTGCACCGGACGCCGCCCGCTCGGGCGGTACCACGCCCCACGATGCGACCGAGCCATCGCACATTACGACCGCGACGTCGTCACCGCGCCATGGCTGGAGGACCGCAGGCCCGGCGTCAGCTACTCCACATTGCTGACTCCGAAGCCCACCATCGACGGCGTGCGCGCGTCGCCGCTGTGAGATTCACAGCGACGACGACGTGTCTCGCATCCAAGAACGGCGGAAGTTTCGCGCGCGGTTTTCTGACGACGCCCCGGGTGCCGGGACACCATGCGCCTTGTCCGTCTTTTCTCTAGTTCGCGCAAAGAAAAGCCCGGTAAGAACGAAGAATCTGAACGACGATGAATAAGACTGGATCAGCGCCCGAAGCGGTCGAGCGTGTAGCCGTATCGGCAGGGTGCACAGTACGCGCGACGTCGTCGGCCCGTCTTCGGGTAGTTGTACTCGTAGACGCGCGTGGGCTGACTGCCGCATCGCGGGCATGGCCGTGCTCGGTCGAGCGCGAGCTGCGATTGGTCGGCGGACATGCCACCCATGATGCTCCTGCGAGAGCCCGCCCGTGAGCGACGAGCGCGCCGACCTCCGCGCGCGCCTGATCGTGGATGGACGCCGGGTCTGGGGCGGCAATTTCATGTCGACGAGCGACCTCATCGCGAAGCTCGTCGAGCTGCGCCCCGAGCTGTGGGGAACGATCAGCCACGGCCAGCAGCTCACGCCGCAGAAGCTCGAAGGCATCCTGCGCGGCGGGATCTACCCGACGTCGGCGCACAGCGTGCGTGCGGGCCGTGGCCCGAAGGGTCGCTGGCTGAGTCAGTGGCAACTGCTCGTCGATACCGTGCCGACGCCCGTGGGCGTCGAGCTGGAGTCTGAGCATGTCAGCGGCGATGCGGGCGTGGTTGTGCAGTTCGACGCGGGCGCGGTCGAGCGGCTTGCGGCGGGTGAGGCGTGCATGGTCGTGCCGATCGTGCGCATATCGCAGTGGGATCGTGCGCCCAGACGCGTCTACCTGGTGACGGTGCCGCCCGGCGTCGAGACACTAGGCGCATGACCAC
This genomic interval carries:
- a CDS encoding site-specific integrase; amino-acid sequence: MTPSTPSRRAQKTPSGRPHPNILGTVRREKSGRFRASYRIDGRTFSAPKTFDTERDAQAWLATEHGARKAGTWIDPHLGRVTLSAYARTWLAARVELAPRTRDMYEDLQGRWVDVRVGDQRGAGLVLGDYEVGAISTAVVRAWYGYVLGTARDNALAKHSRAKARQPHPARVWGAANGHTTAASGRMSPAVLAAWTAAGSPTPPPPPVKDELRQHAGTTSAARAYQLLRTLMNSAVDDGLIAANPCKLKGAGSTEHPERPVLTAAEVDQLAAQFPERLRAAVLVAAWSSLRYGELFALARRHVDLDAGTLRVERALIERVGHPVGFGPTKTTRSRRVVHLPGFVVDALRDHLAAHVDADDDALLFTRTSGAVMTNATVSAQMRRHRRAIGRDDVHWHDLRHTGATLAYRVGASQRDVMNRLGHTTTRAAAIYAHAADDSDQYLATRLDAAYRGTGRAA
- a CDS encoding helix-turn-helix domain-containing protein encodes the protein MTPRNPDIVGSEQPAPVPPVGLQPDGGPWLNIVSSANYANVSPRTIRRAIQDGRLRASRPARMWRILRADLDAFMKAAER
- a CDS encoding bifunctional DNA primase/polymerase encodes the protein MSVLDIQMRGSADGFVIGLEEQIAARRAILPELHLHPTLGKVPAVDWGTMSSADPARRADMRRVRHDGWGAACKLSGVLVVDLDQHNPAADGFAQWVQLLGAWRGPQAGMVGATPGGGRHIWYTNPHGWKGHIGIMPGVDLRGAGDGAGSQVVIAGQGRLLRVLGPLTDPPAPLVALMTAKLAPAAPPRPAVRAGSGGLGARARALCEQVARAPEGERNARLYWAACRVSDVVADSAVSMVALQEALIAAAVVAGLDEDEARTTVGNAGRYSVAS